A region from the Rhodamnia argentea isolate NSW1041297 chromosome 7, ASM2092103v1, whole genome shotgun sequence genome encodes:
- the LOC115737658 gene encoding metal tolerance protein 4-like, translating to MESWGDGMDRDAKAPLLSPRNGVKNGQDNGNDGARAQANDNNVDNSVSALKHEFFLRLPAKVRSGLDPESPFHLDLSKTSGLCEGEKEYYERQFATLRSFEEVESLKSPHIVDEDQSSKLQAQHERAMKISNWANVLLLAFKIYATVKSASIAIAASTLDSLLDLMAGGILWFTHLSMKSINIYKYPIGKLRVQPVGIIIFAAIMATLGFQVLVQAVEQLIRNQPSERMTSEQLVWLYTIMLTATGVKLILWIYCRRSGNKIVRAYAKDHYFDVVTNVVGLVAAVLGDKFYWWIDPAGAIALAIYTISNWSGTVMENAVSLVGQSAPPEVLQKLTYLALRHHPQIKRVDTVRAYTFGVLYFVEVDIELPEDLPLKEAHAIGESLQIKIEELREVERAFVHLDFECEHKPEHSVLSRLPSSQH from the exons ATGGAGAGCTGGGGTGACGGCATGGATCGTGACGCGAAAGCGCCGCTCCTGTCGCCGAGAAACGGCGTCAAAAATGGTCAGGACAATGGGAATGACGGTGCACGGGCACAAGCGAACGACAACAACGTTGACAACTCTGTTTCGGCTCTGAAGCATGAGTTCTTCCTGAGGTTGCCGGCCAAGGTCCGGTCCGGGCTTGACCCTGAGTCCCCCTTCCATCTCGACCTTTCCAAGACCAGTGGCCTCTGTGAAG GGGAGAAGGAATACTATGAGAGACAGTTTGCCACCTTGAGGTCGTTTGAAGAGGTTGAGTCTCTTAAATCGCCTCACATCGTCGATGAAGATCAGAGCAGCAAACTGCAAGCTCAACATGAAAGAGCtatgaaaatatcaaattgggCCAACGTGCTCTTGCTCGCGTTCAAG ATATATGCAACCGTGAAGAGTGCGTCCATAGCCATCGCAGCATCAACACTAGATTCGTTGCTGGATTTAATGGCCGGCGGTATCCTTTGGTTTACACACTTGTCGATGAAATCAATCAACATATACAAGTATCCTATCGGGAAACTTCGGGTACAGCCAGTGGGCATTATCATCTTCGCTGCTATCATGGCCACTCTGG GGTTTCAGGTGCTTGTCCAAGCCGTCGAGCAACTCATCAGAAACCAACCTTCCGAAAGGATGACATCAGAGCAGTTAGTGTGGTTGTACACCATTATGCTGACGGCAACCGGAGTGAAACTCATCCTTTGGATCTACTGCAGACGCTCGGGGAACAAAATAGTTCGTGCTTATGCAAAG GATCATTACTTTGATGTGGTGACAAATGTGGTGGGTTTAGTTGCTGCTGTTCTCGGAGATAAGTTTTATTGGTGGATCGATCCAGCTGGTGCCATAGCGCTTGCTATTTATACAATATCAAATTGGTCTGGCACAGTTATGGAAAATGCCG TGTCCCTTGTTGGGCAATCAGCTCCACCGGAAGTCTTGCAGAAACTGACATACCTAGCCCTTAGACACCATCCTCAAATTAAACGAGTTGACACAGTTCGTGCATACACCTTCGGCGTCCTTTACTTTGTTGAG GTAGACATTGAGTTGCCTGAAGATTTGCCGCTGAAAGAAGCGCACGCGATCGGAGAATCATTGCAGATAAAGATCGAAGAGCTCCGTGAAGTGGAAAGAGCCTTCGTTCATCTAGACTTCGAGTGCGAGCACAAGCCGGAGCATTCTGTGCTCAGCAGACTCCCAAGCAGCCAGCATTGA